A genome region from Triticum aestivum cultivar Chinese Spring chromosome 2B, IWGSC CS RefSeq v2.1, whole genome shotgun sequence includes the following:
- the LOC123044990 gene encoding reticulon-like protein B8, with amino-acid sequence MAEHSENAAENMMSGIMDAIADKLPKQKSVRFDDEGSISGQAKKLFGGHKSVHHILGGGESADVLLWRNKKISSSVLAVATAAWVFFEWLDYHFLTIVSFVLVLGMVVQFGWSSFAGMLNGSPSNVPRVELPEELFANIGAAVGAQVNKFLGSLQDVSCGRDLKQFLMVIAGFIVTAFIGSWFSLITVIYIGFVCAHTLPVFYERYHDQVDEVLYNMLGLIGSQYQKLDKGVLSKMPKGNLKLRKSQ; translated from the exons ATGGCAGAGCACTCTGAGAATGCGGCAGAGAACATGATGAGCGGCATCATGGACGCCATTGCCGACAAGCTCCCCAAGCAAAAGTCTGTCAGGTTCGACGATGAGGGCTCCATTTCCGGCCAAGCCAAGAAGCTCTTCGGCGGCCACAAGTCTGTTCACCACATCCTCGGCGGTGGAGAAT CCGCTGATGTGCTACTGTGGAGGAACAAGAAGATCTCATCGAGCGTTCTTGCTGTTGCAACAGCTGCCTGGGTCTTCTTCGAGTGGCTCGACTACCATTTCTTGACCATCGTATCATTTGTGCTTGTTCTTGGCATGGTTGTCCAGTTCGGATGGTCCAGCTTCGCAGGCATGCTCAATGG GTCTCCTTCTAATGTGCCCCGTGTGGAGTTACCAGAAGAGCTGTTTGCAAACATCGGCGCAGCTGTCGGCGCCCAGGTGAACAAATTCTTGGGAAGCCTTCAGGATGTGTCCTGTGGAAGAGACCTGAAGCAGTTCCTCATG gtGATCGCCGGGTTCATTGTCACCGCTTTCATCGGGAGCTGGTTCAGTCTCATCACCGTCATCTACATCG GGTTTGTGTGTGCACACACTCTACCAGTGTTCTATGAGAGGTATCATGATCAAGTCGATGAGGTGCTGTACAACATGCTTGGCTTGATTGGGAGTCAGTACCAGAAGCTTGACAAGGGCGTCTTGAGCAAGATGCCTAAAGGGAACCTCAAGTTGAGGAAGAGCCAGTAG